Proteins found in one Streptomyces sp. CB09001 genomic segment:
- a CDS encoding VWA domain-containing protein, producing MDENTETETDTNTGTDTDTDVHGSGTASRLDVLADRAGAWLARSGAAPARHTGAVAADRFDRMAWRDTYEQSPALRELAGELGEHHAHTADLLTDVFLAAYKTSPRLREPAELEPSRLVNHRLVAALLESPDFDGLHRETAGDPYAAAMAVLAQGTALRRMLEDSRPARDRDERAERARREAEDAADAVAEALRQAAEEAGEDGTVPGPAADAVRRAVREADAAARRAASDAGRALAVAIPGVRAAARGAVAKSAAAAREETALMRAWGVGSGELERMPFDERARLAERLRTGRLAEWAELIGRFRQMAKGERARKVENATGELIGVTLGDDLSRVIPSELANLGLPELRAVFAARYAARELMLYDSQGEQATGRGAVIACVDTSHSMYEAGPGGITREAWAKACALALLDQARDAGRDFVGIVFSAADRLRVFRFPAGRPADLARTLDFAETFLGGGTSYERPLSAAGELLEEEFADAARTRGDIVMLTDDDCGVTEAWMRGWNEAKRRLGFRVFGVGVGSPRVAAAGSVLEALCDHLRSVEDFTDVHAAADLFRVI from the coding sequence GTGGACGAGAACACGGAGACAGAAACGGACACGAACACGGGCACGGACACCGACACGGACGTGCACGGGAGCGGGACGGCGAGCCGGCTCGACGTGCTGGCGGACCGCGCCGGGGCGTGGCTGGCCCGGTCGGGTGCCGCCCCCGCGCGGCACACCGGGGCCGTGGCCGCGGACCGTTTCGACCGCATGGCCTGGCGCGACACCTACGAGCAGTCGCCCGCGCTGCGCGAGCTGGCCGGTGAACTGGGCGAGCACCACGCGCACACGGCCGACCTGCTCACCGACGTCTTCCTGGCCGCCTACAAGACCTCCCCACGCCTGCGCGAGCCGGCCGAGCTGGAGCCCTCCCGGCTGGTCAACCACCGCCTCGTCGCGGCGCTGCTGGAGTCACCGGACTTCGACGGGCTGCACCGGGAGACGGCCGGCGACCCGTACGCCGCGGCCATGGCCGTACTCGCCCAGGGCACCGCGCTGCGCCGGATGCTGGAGGACTCCCGGCCCGCCCGGGACCGGGACGAGCGGGCGGAGCGGGCCCGGCGGGAGGCCGAGGACGCGGCGGACGCCGTCGCCGAGGCGCTCCGGCAGGCCGCCGAAGAGGCCGGCGAGGACGGCACCGTGCCGGGACCGGCGGCCGACGCCGTACGGCGGGCGGTCCGGGAGGCGGACGCCGCCGCGAGGCGGGCCGCCTCCGACGCGGGCCGGGCGCTCGCCGTGGCGATCCCCGGCGTCCGTGCCGCCGCGCGCGGAGCGGTGGCGAAGTCGGCGGCGGCCGCGCGGGAGGAGACCGCGCTCATGCGGGCCTGGGGTGTCGGCTCCGGCGAGCTGGAGCGGATGCCGTTCGACGAGCGCGCCCGGCTGGCGGAGCGGCTGCGCACCGGACGGCTCGCCGAGTGGGCCGAACTGATCGGCCGTTTCCGGCAGATGGCCAAGGGGGAACGCGCCCGCAAGGTGGAGAACGCCACCGGTGAGCTGATCGGGGTCACGCTCGGCGACGACCTCTCCCGGGTCATCCCGTCCGAGCTGGCCAATCTGGGACTGCCCGAACTGCGTGCGGTGTTCGCCGCGCGCTACGCCGCGCGGGAGCTGATGCTCTACGACAGCCAGGGGGAACAGGCCACCGGCCGGGGCGCCGTCATCGCCTGCGTGGACACCTCGCACTCCATGTACGAGGCGGGGCCCGGCGGCATCACCCGGGAGGCCTGGGCGAAGGCGTGCGCACTGGCCCTGCTGGACCAGGCCCGTGACGCGGGGCGGGACTTCGTCGGCATCGTGTTCTCCGCCGCCGACCGGCTCCGGGTCTTCCGCTTCCCGGCCGGCCGGCCCGCCGATCTCGCCCGTACCCTCGACTTCGCGGAGACCTTCCTCGGCGGCGGCACCAGTTACGAGCGGCCCCTGTCGGCGGCGGGCGAACTGCTCGAGGAGGAGTTCGCCGACGCCGCCCGTACGCGCGGGGACATCGTGATGCTCACCGACGACGACTGCGGTGTCACCGAGGCCTGGATGCGGGGGTGGAACGAGGCCAAGCGCCGGCTGGGCTTCCGGGTCTTCGGCGTGGGCGTCGGCTCCCCGCGCGTCGCGGCGGCCGGCTCGGTCCTCGAGGCCCTGTGCGACCACCTCCGTTCCGTCGAGGACTTCACCGACGTGCACGCCGCCGCCGACCTGTTCCGCGTCATCTGA